A stretch of DNA from Glycine max cultivar Williams 82 chromosome 18, Glycine_max_v4.0, whole genome shotgun sequence:
TATTTGTTACTGATGCTTGAATGTTGGTGGTTTTGGTCAGGAAACAAGCAAATACCTGGATGGACAAAATCCCAGAAAACAGGTGGCACTTAAGGTGCATAGTTATGCTTTGAGATTTTTAAAGGATAGTAGATCTCAGGGAATTTCCAGTCAAGCAGAAGCACCGACAACTCCCGATAAAATATCTGACTCGGGCATTGTTGGCATGTCATGGGATGATCATCTTACAGAAGTATGGACCGAGTTACCCTATCCTTATTTGATTAGCTTATAAATTTTGTACGTTAGTGGTTCTCTTGTTTATTTTCACCGTTAGTCAAATCAAAATCTTGTTTTGAAGTCCATTGTATGTGGTTGTTTCAATATGATTTAATAGATGACTGTGGTTTACTTTTGCTGTTTGCTTGTTATAAGAAACAATTTTCATTCGACTAGACTGCAGTTTTACATGCTGCATATCACCTGTGCGTTGCActgtgaaattaaattaaatatagctaataatacaaaatatattaaattatattttatacttttaaatttagtagagaagattttattataaaatgatctaatgaaatattagataaaaatatgtttgtaaagataaaattatgttCTACAAATTGATATAAACTGCTTAGATAAAATATgagtattaaatattaacaattataacaccattaataatttttttatagttattgaTTACTTTGATTTACTTTTGCTATTCGTTAtgataagcattttttttttacccaaataTCACTTTTACATGTTGTTTCTTAATTTCCAGGAAAGCCTTTTCTATACAGTTCCTCCTACTGCAATGGAAGCATACAGAAAGTCTATTGAATCTCATTTTCTACAGTATGAGGTAAATTTATGCTCGTATATGCTCTAATTTTACTACCTTACATTCCTGGATGGTTTAATGCTCCATGACTGCTTCTTAAGTTTTATTGGTTTGAAGATACTTTGGTGTGACGTGTGAGCCttgttcttttatcttttatgtcTTACACTTTTGATGGCACTGTTTCCCCCTCAGAAAACTGGTAGTAGCATTCAAGAGGAAGTTGAAACATCTATGTATGATGCTGCAACAGGTACTATTGGGAACATGTagattatttgattttaatgtATATTGTTGATCAGTCCTGAATCAAtcacaatttatattttacttttaaaatttatatttagagTTTGGGCTTGAAGAGATTGCATATGACGAGGATGAAGGAGAAACTAGCACTTATTATTTGCCTGGTGTCTATGAGGCTAGCAGATCATCAAAATCATTTcagaaaaaacacaaaaacaggaTAAAGTCTTACAGTCATAAGTCCAGTGAAATTGGAACTGATTTGCCTTACGGGCATTATTCAACTGGAGCTCAGCCATCCGTGCTATTTGGAAAAAGGCCAGCTAGTTTAAATGTTGGGACAATTCCAACGAAACGCATGCGTACTGCTTCTAGGCAGAGAGTTGCCAGTCCTTTTGCTGTGATCTCTGGGACAGCACAGGCTCAAGCTAAGACAGATGCTTCTAGTGGAGACACCAATTCCTTTCAGGATGACCAGAGTGCTTTAAATGTTGGATCACTGATCCAGAAAAGTTTGGAGGTGGAGTCAGTTAGAGATTTTGAAAAGCAAGTACCTTATGACTGTGGAGAAACATCagttaaaacaaagaaaaagaagcccAAGAATCTGGTAATCAAAATCTGTATTCATGTAACTATGTCTGCTGACTTTTGAGACTTGTGGATCTTTTTTGTATTTCTGCTGTAGTTTGTTAAACAATTTTGTGTACAGGGTTCTTCATATGATCAAGGATGGCAATTGGATTCTGTTGTCCTGAGTGAACAggttattctttttatataaaatttcctTACCATGATATTCATCTTTCTACTTGTTCATGATGAAACTAAACTCGAGTTCTGATTGTTTAATTTGGTCTAAATATGCTGTATTTAGAAACACTTTATTACATCTATGTGAAATTTTATCATTGCATGCGTTATATTTGGTGTAGCAGTTGCTCCATTATATGCTATTTCCACTATAGTGATTTGGTTTTGGCTGCTCCACACTTTTTAGAAGGTTATCTTATTCCTTGTGTGGcatatttttgtcctttttgtGTAAGCAgcgatatttttataatttagtgtATTTGGTTGGAAGTTGGAACATGTAAGAACAACTCCAAAGATCCTATTCTATTAGGTGAAGttggctacatggatcacaTGACGCCTTTAGGCTCGGCTAGAGACCAAATCCTTTAGAGATATTTTTTACTATGAAATTTCTCTTAATAAGTTTCTCTAATCAGTCTAATGTCCTTGGTTTGCTTTTCCCTTTTCTCACAGGGCCAAACCACCTTAATTTTCTGTTGTGTTTTCCTCCATCAGTGCTCCACCAATATCTCCTCGTATTAGTGTTGGCGTGCTGCATTCTCACTTATGCTTTTTCcaccttttcttttgttttaaaaccCAACATTCACTAGCAAGATTATAGCCGAACATATAGTAGTACGGTAAAACTTTCCTTTGAACTTGATAGGTACTTTGCAATCATGAGTAACACCGTTGTCTTTCTCCATTTTAACAATTCTGCTTGTGTCTTACGTCTGGTGTCCTCATTAATTTCCGTCTTTGTAATATTGATCCTAGATATTTAAACACAAACTTTTGATATGGCATTTTCCCAGAATTTTACTTCCAAGTCATTTTCCTCGTATCTTACTAAAATTGCAATGCATTATGCATATACTTTGTTCTACTCCTACATAAGCGAAAActatttgttttcaatttggttgGAAGATAAGTATATACCAGGTTGTTTGCTTTGGTTTGAGCATTTCAAACGTGAAAACAAACATACCTATAGAAGTTAATAATGTTTAGATGGGATATGGAGTTTTGAACTTATAATGCTTAATGTTGCATTGGAGTAGACATTGGAGAACTTTACTTTTatgcttttccttttcttagttGTTCACAATATTTTCTTCAGCACTTATCCTATGGTGTTTTAATGTATTTAACAGAGGGATCATTCCAAGAAGAGATTGGATAGTCATTACTTTGAACCTAATGGAAGTAGCGGTAAACTGCCTTGTTTGTTTTTGGTGATCTGCCTTGTTAtctgaaaatatatttagatttttttttctgtagtcagtattatatttttttcatgcttGACATTTTTAGCTGTTGTGCTTTGAAGGTTTGTATGGCCCGCATAGTGTGAAGAAGCTGAAGACAACAAAACAATCCTTTGATAATTTTGACAATGTTGCTCCAATAGCTAATTCTATTCCCTCCCCTGCTGCTTCACAAATGAGTAACATGTCCAATCCAAGTAAATTTATTAGAATCATTAGTGGTGGACGAGATAAGGGCAGGAAAGCCAAAGCACTTAAGGTAATTTTGCTGGGAACTTAGATGGTTGTGTGGTAGCAAAGTATCTGTTGTCACCATACTGATCTTTTATTTGCATTTCTGGTTTATTGATTCTTGTAGGTTTCTGCGGGACAGCCTGGTTCTGGAAGTCCTTGGTCACTATTTGAAGACCAGGTTGTTTGTTGTTTGTTAGTTATCTCAACTTaacttttatgttgttttttggAGTAAATATTTCAACTTCATGACTTGCATAAACTGGTTATCTATTATCCAATGTTGCAGGCTCTTGTTGTCCTGGTGCATGATATGGGTCCGAACTGGGAGCTTGTTAATGATGCCATCAACAGTACTATACAATTCAAGGTAATGATAATATGATATGCATATATAATTACACATATAGGAAAGGTGCTATGGTTGCAGGACAGAAGGACATCTTCAATGATAGTTGTCACAATCCATCACCAAAAAATCTTCatcttaaaatatctttttctttttactgaCGTTCACCAATTGCACCTGCACCATAATAGGAAAACTGAGAGAGTCTCAATGTCTGTCAAATAATGCTGAGTAAGAGTAATGttgttaaaaaatgtttatggcGCAGCCATGGCGGTATGGCGTGGCATTTTGGAGCTTCCATCATTCGCCATCTGCCATATTGCATTTTATGGCGTTGCCCACCATTTCTGATATGACACCCCCTATTCATTTGTATTGGGAAAAACCCAAGTCTCACATTAGTTAGAGATAATCCCAAGATGGAGTATATAAGTGGGAGGCAACCGTCACCCTATGAGTTAGCTTTTGGGGTTAAGTTAGGcccaaacccacattctaaAATGGTATTAGAGCCTATCCTAGATCCATTAACGGGCCACCCATCATATTATCCATGCACCAAGCCTAAAAGTACTGGgcgcggggggggggggggtgttggGAAAAATCCAAGACGGAGTATATAAGTGGGGGACAACCCTCACCCTATtagctagcttttggggttgagttagaccCAAACCTATATTCTAAGAATGTGGCGTCCATGTTGTGTGCTGTGGCTATGGTAGAAATTGCAAGAGATTtgtcaaataaaaaagagaagggTTTGGGTCGTCTGACCCATAGGCCCACAACGTTTAAAAACCCtaggaaaaaagaaagtaagCGTTTGGGCCATGTAATCTGACTAGACCCAAAGCCCAAAATGTTTGTGTAAAAAAAGTCCTATATTCTTGAGATATAAAACTCTGACCCATTACAAAACTCAACACTGCACCCCAGCAacgtaaaaataatattaccgTTTTCAAATTGGTCATGGTTTTTTTTTGAGATTTGTGATTTGGAAAATTGGCCTTCGGATTCACGATTTGTATCCTGATTCAACTACCATGCTTCTGCCATAGGCTGCTATATGTATATGGCGGATTTGTGGATTTTTAGTTCACTGTTGCCATAGGCTGTTATTTGCTATTGATAACCTTGATTGGGAAACTGAGCAGTTGTGGATGGGGAAACCCTTGGAAGGAGTATTCtccttttttctgttttccagTCAGTCAATCATGATAGAACTAGTCTTTCTTTTCTCCTTTGTTTCTCAGCTATCTTTCTCATGGATCTGTATCTGAAGGAATACAATTTTGCAATATTTCCAGTGTATTTTTCGGAAACCAAAAGAGTGCAAGGAGCGTCACAAAATTTTAATGGATAGAACTGCTGGGGATGGTGCAGATAGCGCTGAAGACTCAGGGTCCTCTCAGTCTTATCCGTCTACACTACCTGGAATTCCAAAGGCATGAATACTCttattatttggtttaattactcatttggtctCTATAGTTGCAAAAACTTTAACTTTTAGTCCCCACACATacaatttttaatactttttattccCTACACATATCCTCTTAATCCCTTTATGTCCCATGTGGACTAAAAGGGATTAAAAATGGTATGTGTAGGGACTATAAGGGGATGCTAAGTATTGGGACTAAAAGGGAAAGTTTATGTAACTATAGAGaccaaatgattaattaaacctaattatttcttattttgtatTATGCTTTCACTCATACATATTAGTAGATCCTCATTGTTTGAttggttttaaatttttgtatcttTAGCAGGGTAGTGCCAGACAGTTGTTTCAACGTTTGCAAGGACCAATGGAGGAGGATACTCTGAAGtctcattttgataaaattatcaaGATTGGGCAGAAGCAACGTTACCACAGGAATCAGgttttaatcaaaatcatttatATTAGATGGACTCTAATATGCAATTGCAATGACATTTAAAAATGGTATTTATTACATGTCAATCACTTTTACGACTAGTTAAATCAGATGATTAGTTAATTCAAATATCTGGCGAACTTAATTGATTTACAGTTGAAACTTGAATTTAGTGATGCTTCCAGTTTTACAGATGTCACTTTAAGATAAGATCTGATTATTTTACAATTGCCTGATTGTATTACATTGGGCGTGAGGGGGTGTATTGGAAAAAACCCAAGTTTCATATCGGCTAGAGATAAGGTCGaggtaaaatatataagtagGGGGCAACCCTCACCCAACGAATTAGCTTTTTAGGGTTGAATTAGGCTCATAATCCTCATTCTAAGACTAAAGAACAGAACAAAGGAAAGAGAACTCTCCTCCAAGGGTTTCCTCTTCACAGGAtttctcctttcacaaaaaactaATTGTCAACTTACAAATGTTGACAGACCTGAATGAATTCCCTCTCATTCAGTCATATTTATTTGTCACTTACTCTAACTAGTATTCCAACTCTTAGAATTTGCTCTTAAGATCTAACTCAACTCCCGCAAAACCAGCTTGTAAGGTGAGGACTGTCCAAGCTTTATGAGCTCTATTTAAGCCATATCTCTAGTCGATGTGGGACTAAACCACCGCCCTTGGGCTGCAGTTAAGGCAACCCCCAAAGAGGCTGCAACTAAGGTGGGTTAGGGGTAACTGTAATCAAGGCGGCTTTCCAACACTAACTATCCTAACTAACTCCACCTTACCCACAATGCTAAGAATACTGCCCCTTCTAAAAGTCAACCTTGTCTTCAAGGTTGAAAGCAGCCAACTGATAGCAGAGATTTCAGGTTACTATTTCCCCAAAATCTACTTGTGCAGCACCCCTTCTTCATCCCAAGTTGCATCTTTATTGGGCTCAATGCAGTTTGACCTTGAATTGAGCTGGGTGAAGCTGTTTGAATTTAGTTTGAGTgttgtttgaggcccactactGGAGTCCAAAGCAGATCCAATCAAGCCCATGGGGATTTCCGACTTGAGACTGAATGGCCTTGGACAGGGGACTCTTCAACAACCGGCTCCCATTCTGTAGTGCTTTTGACAGCAATGCCTACGCCTATATGAAGGTTCTGTGTTTGGTTGTTCCAATGATAGTGATGGGCTGACTGGCTCTTCCTCCAAGAAAGCAAGCCCTTTCTCTGGCTTCAAGGATTCCAATGATCAGTGATGTTTTGTTTCTGCATTCACCTTGCCAGCACTGTTTAATCTCTCTTTTATTCCCTCAACCTTCTTGATTTCAGAGGGCTGTCTCTTCATCCTTTCTTCATCTTTCACCCTTTTCTCCTCAAGAACATTTCTTTACTCCTCAATAGCTTGTGCAGCCTGTGCTTCAACTCTGAAATGCTGGCCTTTCAAGCATATAAAGGATTGCATTTCTTGATTCATTGCAAAAGAACAGAACAAAGTCCTCCAATGGTTTCCCCCTCAGGATTTTTCCTTTCACAGCAAAACTAATGTTCAATTTACAAATGGTAACTGGCAGATCTGAATGAATTCTCTTACCTTaacttcctatttttttttatcagtaactCTAAAAACTATTATTCTAATTATCCTTAATTAACTCCCCCTTCCTGCAGTCCTAACGGTAACCTTTTGAGGATTGGACTTTTTGCATCTATTGGTTTATTTCCTGGTTGATTTCTAAAGTGCAGTTACCTCTGAAGAAGTTGgacatttaatcataatttgtcatattttttttattaattctgaTTTTGATGTGGTTACCTAGCAAACAGCACAACTTTTTTATTTCCTGTTGGCACTTTTCCTGCTGATTTTTTATGGTAATATCTTACTCATATGAGACATACACTGCTGGTTTGTAATTATTTCTGAAGAATATTATTGATGTGTATCTATGAGCAAGGTGGTAGCTGTAAGAATTTAAAAAACTCCTTTTTATGACagctaatttgaaatttttttgtttaaatgcaGAATGATAACCAACCATTAGTACCTGTACATAATTCGCATGTGTTTGCTCTTTCCCAAATCTGCCCAAACAACTTGAATGGAAGTGTTTTGACGTAAGttctatttgatttgatttgatttttatgtgTGTTGGGTGGTGGTTAGCATTGAAGTTTTAAAGTTATGAATACTATTGCATTAATACTGTCTATTCTCATTTAGCCACAACTAGGCTTACCTTGAAATTTTCACATTCTGGTTGTACATTATTGTTTTGTATGGCACAATCACAAGTATCTTAACCATTTTTGAGTTCTGGTGAAGGCCACTTGATCTTTGTGATACAAATCAAACAAGCCCAGATGTCTTGTCCCTTGGGTATCAAGGCTCTCATGCTGGTGGTTTACCAATGTCAAATCATAGTTCTGTTTCATCTGTTCATCCTTCAGCTGGGCTAAATTCATCAATTTCATCATCTTCTGGTATGGGCCTTAGCCATAACTTATCAACATCTGGTCCATTGGCAGCCCCTGCCAGGTTAGCACATTTTATGACTGGAGATTCTTGCTGTGcaattattaaatatacataattaGTTATTCAATGCTTGGGGACTGCATGTGTTTTCAGGGATAGTAGATATGGAGTTTCCCGAACTCCAACTTTATCAGTTGACGAACAGAAGAGAATACAACAATATAATCAGATGATATCTAGCAGAAACATGCCACAATCTACCATGTCTGTTCCTGGATCTCTTTCAGGAAGTGACCTTGGTGGTGTGCGAATGTTGCCTGGTGGAAATGGTATGGGGATGTTGGGTGGGACTAACAGAAGCATTAGGCCAGGGTTTCAAGGAGTGCCATCATCATCTACGCTCAGTTCTGGAGGCATGCTTTCTTCTAGTATGGTGGGGATTCCAAGCCCCGTAAATATGCATGCTGGAGTTGGTGCTGGACAAGGAAACTCAATGCTGAGACCTCGGGAGACTGTACATATGATGAGGGTGAGAAGTGCTCTTGTTCTCTCTTAATTTAATTGGTTCTATTggaaataattaacattttggAGTTTGAATTTCTGCTTTTGGCTGTGAAACTTAATATCCATCCAATTTGGCATCCTAGTTTTCACAATGTTTCCAATAGCTTCTCGACTAGGTTGGGCAATAAGTTTATAGCAAGTCAGTtctattttgattgatcttgcCTGTGTGCATCAATTAACATTTATGGTGATcctattttatttaactaatgATTTTTCTTCCCATTTTCTTTAGCCTGGTCACAACCAAGAGCAGCAAAGACAAATGATGGTTCCGGAACTTCCGATGCAGGTCACACAAGGGAACAGCCAAGGCATTCCTGCTTTTAGTGGGATGAGTTCTTCCTTTAATAATCAGACAATTCCACCACCTGTTCAGTCATACCCAGGACATGCCCAGCAGCCACATCAACTATCTCAACAACAGTCCCATCTCAGCAATCCCCATTCTCTTCAAGGTCCAAATCATGCTACTAATTCACAACAGGCCTATGCGATTCGATTGGCAAAGGAACGGCAcctgcagcaacaacaacagcgaTATCTGCAGcaccaacaacagcaacaacttGCTGCATCGAGTGCTTTGAGTCCACATGCTCAGGCACAGTCCCAGCTTCCTGTATCATCAACTCTGCAAAATAGTTCACAAGCACAACCTCAAAATTCATCGCAGCAAGTATCTCTTTCCCCTGTAACACCAACATCCCCATTGACTCCCTTGTCTTCTCAGCACCAACAACAGCAGAAACATCACCTACCACATGGTTTCAGCAGGAATACTAGTGCTAGTGCGTTGCCTAATCAGGCAGCAAAACAACGGCAGCGACAGCCACAGCAGCGGCAGTATCCACAGCCTGGTAGGCAGCATCCTAATCAGCCACAGCATGCACAGTCTCAACAACAGGCAAAACTTCTGAAAGGACTAGGAAGAGGAAACATGTTGATCCATCAGAACAATGCTGTGGATCCATCTCATCTAAATGGATTATCTGTACCTCCAGGAAGCCAGACTGTTGAGAAAGTGGACCAAATCATGCCCATCATGCAAGGTCAAAATTTATATCCTGGATCCAGTAATCCAAATCAACCATCCAAGCCATTGGTTCCTGCCCATCCTTCAAATCATTCCCTGTTGCAGCAAAAGCTACCTTCTGGACCAGCAAACACTACATTGAAACAACTTCAGCCAGTGGTATCTCCTTCTGATAATAGCATTCAAGGACATGTTTTATCCGTTACTGCAGGCCATATGACATCACCTCCACAGCCAACTGTTGCTTCTAACCATCATCAACTTCCACTACAATCTCAGCCACCGTATAAGCAAAGTAATCAAACTCAATCAAATGTTCAGAGAATGTTGCAACAAAATTGTCAGGTGCAGTCTGAGTCATCAAGCATGTCTCAATCTGATTCACCTAAAGTTGATCAAAATCCTTCAAACAGTGCTTCACAAGTCAGTACAAACACTGCAATGTCTCCTGGTTGTATGGATGCAGCTAGTGTAACTGTTGTTCCTCCTAGTGCATCTTCTCAGTGGAAAACGTCAGAATCACCATCTGATTCCAATGTGCCCAATCCAGTTACTCAGGCAAGCTCTCTGGGGAGCACACCTATTGGAAATTCTGCTGGAAATGAGCTACCAACTATTAGTCAAGGGCTGGGCCCACAACAATTATCAACTAGCTTACCTTCCCGTGCACATAATTCTGGGGTGCAGTGGCAGCAGCAGCCACTGGCTCTTCAAAAACAAACTTCATCTCAACCCATCCAATCTCAACAATCATGTCAGCATTCAGAacatcagcagcagcaacagGAGCAGGAGCAGCATACGCAACCAGGGAAGAGCAGTTTGCTTATCCATCCACCCAATTCTAAAGTGGAATGATGACTTGTAATGGATGAAGCAGCTGAGAGTGCTTGGTTCTGTCGGTTGGAATCTGTATGCCCTTTTGTCACCATTGTAcaggtattttattttctatggcCTTGTTTTTCgaaaatttattcattattgAAGTACATATTTCATTAAATCTTTTTGATGGAAGGGTGGGATAAAATTGTGAGTTATCACTAGTGGTATATGAACATTGGtactttgaaattttgtgaTTGGTGTTTATTTTTGTGAAAAGTTTTTCCCTCAATGGTAGTCTCAGTAGTATATATTCACTTGGTTGACAGTGGCATTGCGATAGAAACCTggtattttattaaaacaaataggAAAAATCTCTTATGAATACAGCTACAAACTTGGTCAAACATAGAGGGTTTGCACCTCCTAAGCCCAAAGTCCCCAATCCTAACTAATTGTAACTAACTAATGGTGTTAAAcactttattatttgaattttggggTTGTGTTCTGCAATATGCAAAGTCCCTTCTGATTGGGGCTACAAAAAAGGAATAGAGTTGGGATTAGGTGTCGTTTTAGTGCATAGAAGGCTAGTTTCCCCCAATAGGTAGAAACCCTGGACTTTTACCAGCAAACAAGGGAAATCTTTGCATAAAAACTAGTACGGTACCTGTGCTAATGCATgggttgttttatatttttttgtatattatttagttattaatttgtataaatatttttctttataatgattatttcattatctcaaaaagtaaaaaaataaagtgtaaaaaaaaaaaatctttgtacGATTTGCACATGTATTGAAAcatacatttaaatattttttctcaggAATAGACTAATTTGACTAATGAATAAACCGTCCCCATACATCCCGtgttatacatatat
This window harbors:
- the LOC100819248 gene encoding chromatin modification-related protein EAF1 B isoform X1; this encodes MHGCNSGSALLVNAEVDSMGGVVDGGVGIGLKTSPRRAAIEKAQAVLRLEYDAREERRRELEFLEKGGNPLDFKLGNAASVSVQSTSLTDQHQEQFVTSEAKGSFVLTASPHGDSVDSSARPGVPSLSEPNTADNLLLFDGENELLEGEKRSLHPNKSNNIAPSEQSSRIGGNQNAKETEDSAIFRPYARRNRSKPNHGPRGASRDVKGIISDTNKQKDHNVLSVSKPKPTGLNGEVLSKDPTSNNPLGNELVGARACQTASGNASVPEDNLDIGMNKNFKEDQRIIPSQDDIVQNPVVLASGEAKAVGERDLGNSGDLEPPPCAATKQPGNESCSGQPNGFGNIKLDRKGVPNGDQNFSAALSMKNFDSESSCAQTSLAIDVNNNNNMCSNAKNIDANKNTVEQTSEFEQKLYLTGCGVVKERSNTNAGESGVTSNNEHATGYENHSGSGNMVKSEEGIHTNSLGMQNKVKDSSNIKGPHHNESSVSNADKEKSVGLMGHPNCIREDNCERLKVPMDVSISTTQTAPVEKVATTASDCQPCSTHNLKLADKAHEDSILEEAKIIEVKRKRIAELSVRTLSSQIHRKSRWGFVLEEMTWLANDFAQERLWKITAAAQLSHQATFTSRLRFEKQSKHLGVKILSHNLAKAVMQFWNSIELLLDNDVPDCNCIDDSVESGNIDSNEASGDKRSNSKMVLETSKYLDGQNPRKQVALKVHSYALRFLKDSRSQGISSQAEAPTTPDKISDSGIVGMSWDDHLTEESLFYTVPPTAMEAYRKSIESHFLQYEKTGSSIQEEVETSMYDAATEFGLEEIAYDEDEGETSTYYLPGVYEASRSSKSFQKKHKNRIKSYSHKSSEIGTDLPYGHYSTGAQPSVLFGKRPASLNVGTIPTKRMRTASRQRVASPFAVISGTAQAQAKTDASSGDTNSFQDDQSALNVGSLIQKSLEVESVRDFEKQVPYDCGETSVKTKKKKPKNLGSSYDQGWQLDSVVLSEQRDHSKKRLDSHYFEPNGSSGLYGPHSVKKLKTTKQSFDNFDNVAPIANSIPSPAASQMSNMSNPSKFIRIISGGRDKGRKAKALKVSAGQPGSGSPWSLFEDQALVVLVHDMGPNWELVNDAINSTIQFKCIFRKPKECKERHKILMDRTAGDGADSAEDSGSSQSYPSTLPGIPKQGSARQLFQRLQGPMEEDTLKSHFDKIIKIGQKQRYHRNQNDNQPLVPVHNSHVFALSQICPNNLNGSVLTPLDLCDTNQTSPDVLSLGYQGSHAGGLPMSNHSSVSSVHPSAGLNSSISSSSGMGLSHNLSTSGPLAAPARDSRYGVSRTPTLSVDEQKRIQQYNQMISSRNMPQSTMSVPGSLSGSDLGGVRMLPGGNGMGMLGGTNRSIRPGFQGVPSSSTLSSGGMLSSSMVGIPSPVNMHAGVGAGQGNSMLRPRETVHMMRPGHNQEQQRQMMVPELPMQVTQGNSQGIPAFSGMSSSFNNQTIPPPVQSYPGHAQQPHQLSQQQSHLSNPHSLQGPNHATNSQQAYAIRLAKERHLQQQQQRYLQHQQQQQLAASSALSPHAQAQSQLPVSSTLQNSSQAQPQNSSQQVSLSPVTPTSPLTPLSSQHQQQQKHHLPHGFSRNTSASALPNQAAKQRQRQPQQRQYPQPGRQHPNQPQHAQSQQQAKLLKGLGRGNMLIHQNNAVDPSHLNGLSVPPGSQTVEKVDQIMPIMQGQNLYPGSSNPNQPSKPLVPAHPSNHSLLQQKLPSGPANTTLKQLQPVVSPSDNSIQGHVLSVTAGHMTSPPQPTVASNHHQLPLQSQPPYKQSNQTQSNVQRMLQQNCQVQSESSSMSQSDSPKVDQNPSNSASQVSTNTAMSPGCMDAASVTVVPPSASSQWKTSESPSDSNVPNPVTQASSLGSTPIGNSAGNELPTISQGLGPQQLSTSLPSRAHNSGVQWQQQPLALQKQTSSQPIQSQQSCQHSEHQQQQQEQEQHTQPGKSSLLIHPPNSKVE
- the LOC100819248 gene encoding chromatin modification-related protein EAF1 B isoform X4, with the protein product MHGCNSGSALLVNAEVDSMGGVVDGGVGIGLKTSPRRAAIEKAQAVLRLEYDAREERRRELEFLEKGGNPLDFKLGNAASVSVQSTSLTDQHQEQFVTSSARPGVPSLSEPNTADNLLLFDGENELLEGEKRSLHPNKSNNIAPSEQSSRIGGNQNAKETEDSAIFRPYARRNRSKPNHGPRGASRDVKGIISDTNKQKDHNVLSVSKPKPTGLNGEVLSKDPTSNNPLGNELVGARACQTASGNASVPEDNLDIGMNKNFKEDQRIIPSQDDIVQNPVVLASGEAKAVGERDLGNSGDLEPPPCAATKQPGNESCSGQPNGFGNIKLDRKGVPNGDQNFSAALSMKNFDSESSCAQTSLAIDVNNNNNMCSNAKNIDANKNTVEQTSEFEQKLYLTGCGVVKERSNTNAGESGVTSNNEHATGYENHSGSGNMVKSEEGIHTNSLGMQNKVKDSSNIKGPHHNESSVSNADKEKSVGLMGHPNCIREDNCERLKVPMDVSISTTQTAPVEKVATTASDCQPCSTHNLKLADKAHEDSILEEAKIIEVKRKRIAELSVRTLSSQIHRKSRWGFVLEEMTWLANDFAQERLWKITAAAQLSHQATFTSRLRFEKQSKHLGVKILSHNLAKAVMQFWNSIELLLDNDVPDCNCIDDSVESGNIDSNEASGDKRSNSKMVLETSKYLDGQNPRKQVALKVHSYALRFLKDSRSQGISSQAEAPTTPDKISDSGIVGMSWDDHLTEESLFYTVPPTAMEAYRKSIESHFLQYEKTGSSIQEEVETSMYDAATEFGLEEIAYDEDEGETSTYYLPGVYEASRSSKSFQKKHKNRIKSYSHKSSEIGTDLPYGHYSTGAQPSVLFGKRPASLNVGTIPTKRMRTASRQRVASPFAVISGTAQAQAKTDASSGDTNSFQDDQSALNVGSLIQKSLEVESVRDFEKQVPYDCGETSVKTKKKKPKNLGSSYDQGWQLDSVVLSEQRDHSKKRLDSHYFEPNGSSGLYGPHSVKKLKTTKQSFDNFDNVAPIANSIPSPAASQMSNMSNPSKFIRIISGGRDKGRKAKALKVSAGQPGSGSPWSLFEDQALVVLVHDMGPNWELVNDAINSTIQFKCIFRKPKECKERHKILMDRTAGDGADSAEDSGSSQSYPSTLPGIPKQGSARQLFQRLQGPMEEDTLKSHFDKIIKIGQKQRYHRNQNDNQPLVPVHNSHVFALSQICPNNLNGSVLTPLDLCDTNQTSPDVLSLGYQGSHAGGLPMSNHSSVSSVHPSAGLNSSISSSSGMGLSHNLSTSGPLAAPARDSRYGVSRTPTLSVDEQKRIQQYNQMISSRNMPQSTMSVPGSLSGSDLGGVRMLPGGNGMGMLGGTNRSIRPGFQGVPSSSTLSSGGMLSSSMVGIPSPVNMHAGVGAGQGNSMLRPRETVHMMRPGHNQEQQRQMMVPELPMQVTQGNSQGIPAFSGMSSSFNNQTIPPPVQSYPGHAQQPHQLSQQQSHLSNPHSLQGPNHATNSQQAYAIRLAKERHLQQQQQRYLQHQQQQQLAASSALSPHAQAQSQLPVSSTLQNSSQAQPQNSSQQVSLSPVTPTSPLTPLSSQHQQQQKHHLPHGFSRNTSASALPNQAAKQRQRQPQQRQYPQPGRQHPNQPQHAQSQQQAKLLKGLGRGNMLIHQNNAVDPSHLNGLSVPPGSQTVEKVDQIMPIMQGQNLYPGSSNPNQPSKPLVPAHPSNHSLLQQKLPSGPANTTLKQLQPVVSPSDNSIQGHVLSVTAGHMTSPPQPTVASNHHQLPLQSQPPYKQSNQTQSNVQRMLQQNCQVQSESSSMSQSDSPKVDQNPSNSASQVSTNTAMSPGCMDAASVTVVPPSASSQWKTSESPSDSNVPNPVTQASSLGSTPIGNSAGNELPTISQGLGPQQLSTSLPSRAHNSGVQWQQQPLALQKQTSSQPIQSQQSCQHSEHQQQQQEQEQHTQPGKSSLLIHPPNSKVE